A single window of Nicotiana tomentosiformis chromosome 1, ASM39032v3, whole genome shotgun sequence DNA harbors:
- the LOC138899637 gene encoding uncharacterized protein — translation MYFDGVAHCGEAGAGVVFVTSQGEVLPYSFTLTKLYSNNVAKYQALIIGLEMAVEMKRLQLQVFGNSQLEVNQLLGSYEVKKPELRPYHDYAKNLMGWLGDVTIQHVPRKENKKVDALAALASSLTLPDQAQVTVCQKWVVPPPNEEEGEENELKHLVTVSEVEKEEWRQPIIDYLRYGILPENQRRRTEIRRHAPRFFYYKDTLYRRSFEGVLLRCLGE, via the coding sequence ATGTACTTTGATGGTGTTGCTCATTGCGGAGAAGCTGGTGCTggtgtagtatttgtcacttctcaaggtgaagttctTCCCTACTCTTTTACGTTGACGAAACTCTACTCTAACAATGTTGCTAAGTATCAAGCACTAataattgggcttgaaatggctgtcgAAATGAAGCGGTTGCAACTGCAAGTTTTTGGTAACTCTCAGTTAGAGGTCAATCAGCTTctaggtagttacgaggtcaagaagcctgaactacgcccatatcatgattatgcGAAAAACTTAATGGGGTGGCTCGGTGATGTGACTATTCAGcatgtgccaaggaaagaaaataagaaggttgATGCTTTAGCTGCCTTAGCTTCATCattaaccctgcctgatcaagcgcaagttactgtCTGCCAAAAGTGGGTAGTACCACCGCCAAATGAGGaagaaggtgaagaaaatgaactcaagcatcttgtcactgtttctgaagttgagaaagaagaatggcgacaacccattatcgactacttacgctatgggatacttccagaaaatcagaggagaaggactgaaatccgtCGTCATGCGCCTCGCTTcttttactacaaagatactctatacagaaggtcattcgagggagtactcttgcgatgcttaggggaataa